In Micromonospora sp. WMMD980, the following are encoded in one genomic region:
- the wecB gene encoding UDP-N-acetylglucosamine 2-epimerase (non-hydrolyzing) encodes MKVISVVGARPQLIKLAPIAAAFAATEHEHRIVHTGQHYDADLSDVFFSGLGIPDPDIHLGIGSGSHGVQTGKALAALDPVFEAEKPDWVLVYGDTNSTLAGAVSAVKMHLPVAHLEAGLRSFNRMMPEEHNRILTDHAADLLLAPSDEAMRHLSAEGLAARSVLVGDVMVDVCLGVRDAVLAGRHPAPALPEGIRADEPYLLATLHRAENTDSRTRLAALLDGLADLPVPVALLAHPRLVAKAEEHGLKLGRGAVHVGRPLPYAGMVAAVLGSAGVVTDSGGLQKEAYLLSRPCTTLRPETEWVETLADDWNRLVPDPSARSRAEWIDIATRPAPTAAQGTPYGDGRAAQRVVETLAAK; translated from the coding sequence GTGAAGGTCATCAGCGTCGTCGGGGCACGCCCTCAGCTGATCAAGCTCGCTCCCATCGCCGCCGCGTTCGCCGCCACCGAGCACGAACACCGGATCGTGCACACCGGCCAGCACTACGACGCGGACCTCTCCGACGTGTTCTTCTCCGGTCTCGGCATCCCCGACCCGGACATCCACCTCGGGATCGGCTCCGGCTCGCACGGCGTGCAGACGGGCAAGGCCCTCGCCGCACTGGACCCGGTCTTCGAGGCCGAGAAGCCCGACTGGGTGCTCGTCTACGGCGACACCAACTCGACCCTCGCCGGCGCCGTCTCCGCGGTCAAGATGCACCTGCCGGTCGCCCACCTCGAGGCGGGCCTGCGCTCCTTCAACCGGATGATGCCGGAGGAGCACAACCGCATCCTCACCGACCACGCGGCGGACCTGCTGCTCGCGCCCTCCGACGAGGCGATGCGACACCTGTCCGCGGAGGGGCTCGCCGCCCGGTCCGTCCTGGTCGGCGACGTGATGGTCGACGTGTGCCTCGGTGTCCGGGACGCCGTCCTGGCCGGCCGGCACCCCGCTCCGGCGCTGCCGGAGGGGATCCGCGCCGACGAGCCCTACCTGCTGGCCACGCTGCACCGGGCGGAGAACACCGACTCACGCACCCGGCTGGCCGCGCTGCTCGACGGCCTGGCCGACCTGCCGGTGCCGGTGGCGCTGCTGGCGCACCCGCGGCTGGTGGCCAAGGCCGAGGAGCACGGTCTGAAGCTGGGCCGGGGCGCCGTGCACGTCGGCCGGCCGCTGCCCTACGCCGGCATGGTGGCCGCGGTGCTCGGCTCGGCCGGTGTGGTGACCGACTCGGGTGGCCTGCAGAAGGAGGCCTACCTCCTCTCCCGGCCGTGCACCACGCTGCGACCGGAGACCGAATGGGTCGAGACCCTGGCCGACGACTGGAACCGCCTGGTCCCGGACCCGTCCGCCCGCTCCCGCGCCGAGTGGATCGACATCGCCACCCGACCGGCGCCCACCGCCGCCCAGGGCACGCCGTACGGCGACGGCCGGGCGGCCCAGCGGGTCGTCGAGACCCTCGCCGCGAAGTGA
- a CDS encoding glycosyltransferase: MTPSLDTSHSTANGRPTAGRGRRPHLIYLAIGFPPAAKSCAYRMRETANQFRRIGWDVTVVTITAASWERDSGLDYSLLDQVDPEIKVVELPLAREDLETDLRQFSEERALRPAKWLTNLRKREKRIFPEPVFGSWRGALERAVLDVHRQHPADLLLASCVPYVNLAAAWKLWELHGVPYAVDFRDGWSIDVVNGGQAFTPDSEAGLWERRILDHCQSLWVVNDPIADHYRARYPHVADRVHVVRNGYDRDSVPAIRPRQPDPEAGLTFGYLGTVNYTTHQLGVVLDAWREARKQEPLLRNARFEIRGHIGAGANREANGLTELIREAAADGVSFGGPVRKAEVAETYGGWDALVLILIGGRYVTSGKVYEYMATGLPIVSVHEVDHDASRVLDGHPLWTGACGLDELRLVESFRAAARMVVEATDEQRAGVRHHADPFTREILMRNAVAQLAAHALAAPHDLPVNGAVVHPSAAGVTMEQDERSGGVRA, from the coding sequence ATGACGCCATCCCTCGACACGTCGCACTCCACCGCGAACGGCCGCCCCACGGCCGGCCGTGGTCGTCGTCCGCATCTCATCTACCTGGCCATCGGGTTCCCGCCGGCGGCCAAGAGCTGCGCCTACCGGATGCGGGAGACGGCCAACCAGTTCCGCCGGATCGGCTGGGACGTCACCGTGGTGACGATCACCGCCGCCTCCTGGGAGCGGGACTCGGGCCTCGACTACAGCCTCCTCGACCAGGTCGATCCCGAGATCAAGGTCGTGGAGCTGCCGCTGGCCCGGGAAGACCTCGAGACGGACCTCCGCCAGTTCAGCGAGGAGCGCGCGCTGCGCCCGGCCAAGTGGCTGACCAACCTGCGCAAGCGGGAGAAGCGGATCTTCCCGGAGCCGGTGTTCGGCAGCTGGCGCGGCGCGCTGGAGCGGGCGGTCCTCGACGTCCACCGCCAGCACCCGGCCGACCTGCTGCTGGCCAGTTGCGTGCCCTACGTCAACCTGGCCGCGGCCTGGAAGCTGTGGGAGCTGCACGGCGTGCCCTACGCGGTGGACTTCCGCGACGGCTGGTCGATCGACGTGGTCAACGGCGGTCAGGCCTTCACCCCCGACTCCGAGGCGGGGCTCTGGGAGCGCCGGATCCTGGACCACTGCCAGTCGCTCTGGGTGGTCAACGACCCGATCGCCGACCACTACCGGGCGCGTTACCCGCACGTGGCGGACCGGGTGCACGTGGTGCGCAACGGCTACGACCGGGACAGCGTCCCGGCGATCCGCCCGCGCCAGCCCGACCCGGAGGCCGGTCTGACCTTCGGCTACCTGGGCACCGTCAACTACACCACCCACCAGCTCGGCGTGGTGCTCGACGCGTGGCGCGAGGCCCGCAAGCAGGAGCCGCTGCTGCGCAACGCCCGGTTCGAGATCCGCGGGCACATCGGCGCCGGCGCGAACCGGGAGGCGAACGGCCTGACCGAGCTGATCCGCGAGGCCGCGGCCGACGGCGTCTCCTTCGGCGGCCCGGTGCGCAAGGCGGAGGTCGCCGAGACGTACGGCGGCTGGGACGCCCTGGTGCTGATCCTGATCGGCGGCCGGTACGTCACCTCCGGCAAGGTCTACGAGTACATGGCGACCGGCCTGCCGATCGTCTCGGTGCACGAGGTCGACCACGACGCCTCCCGGGTCCTCGACGGACACCCGCTGTGGACGGGTGCCTGCGGCCTGGACGAGCTGCGCCTGGTGGAGAGCTTCCGCGCGGCCGCCCGGATGGTCGTGGAGGCCACCGACGAGCAGCGGGCCGGGGTCCGGCACCACGCCGACCCGTTCACCCGGGAGATCCTGATGCGCAACGCGGTCGCGCAACTGGCGGCGCACGCCCTGGCGGCACCGCACGACCTGCCGGTCAACGGCGCGGTGGTGCATCCGTCGGCGGCGGGCGTGACGATGGAGCAGGACGAGCGATCCGGTGGGG